In Zonotrichia albicollis isolate bZonAlb1 chromosome 26, bZonAlb1.hap1, whole genome shotgun sequence, a genomic segment contains:
- the LOC102060710 gene encoding cytosolic purine 5'-nucleotidase isoform X5, which translates to MGSEGQRGLAAARGPGQGDPRALRRDCQHRIFVNRSLALEKIKCFGFDMDYTLAMYKSPDYEELAFALLLEHLVAIGYPPEILAYKAEILHYYPNKFIQRDDMKRFHILNTLFNLTEAHLYACLVDFFTNCSRYVNCDTGYKHGNLFMSFRSMFQDVREAMDHVHLSGCLKEKTLENLEKYVVKDPRVPLLLSRMKEVGKVFLATNSDYTYTDAIMSYLFDFSNEDKADVPRRPWRSYFDLIVVDTRKPLFFAEGTVLRQVDTDTGKLRIGTYTGPLQHCAVYSGGSSDVVCDLLGVKGKDILYMGDHIFGDILKSKKRQGWRTFLVVPELARELQVWTEKSELFEELRSLDLFLAELYQHLDSGSSERPDISSIKRRIQKVTHEMDMCYGKMGSLFRCGSRQTLFANQLMRYADLYAASFINFLYYPFSYLFRAPPVLMAHESTVEHSHRDSGDAGTALPPWLAQHGDPHQQVPQDSSGEEEDDGEA; encoded by the exons ATGGGCAGCGAGGGTCAGCGGGGCCTGGCGGCGGCCCGGGGTCCCGGGCAGGGTGACCCCCGGGCCCTGCGGAGGGACTGCCAGCACCG GATCTTCGTCAACCGGAGCCTGGCGCTGGAGAAGATCAAGTGCTTTGGCTTTGACATGGACTACACCTTGGCCA TGTACAAGTCCCCTGACTATGAGGAGCTGGCTTtcgctctgctgctggagcacctTGTTGCCATCGGGTACCCTCCTGAGATCCTGGCCTACAA AGCCGAAATCCTGCACTATTACCCCAACAAGTTCATCCAGCGGGATGACATGAAGCGCTTCCACATCCTCAACACCCTCTTCAACCTCACAG AGGCCCACCTCTATGCCTGTCTCGTGGACTTCTTCACCAACTGCTCCAGATATGTCAA CTGTGACACTGGCTACAAGCACGGGAACCTCTTCATGTCCTTCCGCAGCATGTTCCAGGATGTGCGCGAGGCCATGGACCACGTCCACCTCTCG ggctgcctcaAGGAGAAGACGCTGGAGAACCTGGAGAAATATGTGGTGAAGGAT CCCCGTGTGCCGCTGCTGCTGAGTCGCATGAAGGAGGTGGGGAAGGTCTTCCTGGCCACCAACAGTGACTACACCTACACTGAC GCCATCATGTCCTACCTGTTTGACTTCAGCAATGAGGACAAG GCTGATGTCCCACGGCGGCCCTGGAGGTCCTACTTCGACCTGATTGTGGTGGACACCCGCAAGccccttttctttgctgaggGCACCGTCCTGCGCCAAGTGGACACG GACACGGGGAAGCTGCGCATTGGGACGTACACGGGCCCCCTGCAGCACTGTGCTGTGTACTCTGGTG GCTCGTCAGATGTGGTGTGTGACCTCCTGGGTGTGAAGGGCAAGGACATCCTCTACATGGGGGACCACATCTTTGGGGACATCCTGAAATCCAAGAAGCGGCAGGGCTGGCGCACCTTCCTGGTGGTGCCCGAGCTGGCCCGAGAGCTGCAGGTCTGGACAGAGAAGAGTG AGCTGTTTGAGGAGCTGCGGAGCCTGGATCTCTTCCTGGCCGAGCTGTACCA GCACTTGGACAGTGGCAGCAGTGAGCGCCCAGACATCAGCTCCATCAAGCGCCGGATCCAG AAAGTCACACATGAGATGGACATGTGCTATGGGAAGATGGGCAGCCTGTTCCGCTGTGGCTCGCGTCAGACACTCTTTGCCAACCAGCTGATGCGCTACGCAGACCTCTACGCTGCCTCCTTCATCAACTTCCTCTATTACCCCTTCAGCTACCTCTTCCGGGCTCCCCCTGTCCTG ATGGCTCATGAGTCAACAGTGGAGCACTCTCACCGGGACTCAGGGGATGCCGGAACTGCCCTTCCTCCCTGGCTGGCCCAGCATGGTGACCCTCACCAGCAG GTCCCGCAGGACTCCAGTGGGGAGGAAGAAGATGATGGAGAAGCCTGA
- the LOC102060710 gene encoding cytosolic purine 5'-nucleotidase isoform X4: MGSEGQRGLAAARGPGQGDPRALRRDCQHRIFVNRSLALEKIKCFGFDMDYTLAMYKSPDYEELAFALLLEHLVAIGYPPEILAYKGESGNSPPPGQEDIGGPPGWSAAPCSLPRAEILHYYPNKFIQRDDMKRFHILNTLFNLTEAHLYACLVDFFTNCSRYVNCDTGYKHGNLFMSFRSMFQDVREAMDHVHLSGCLKEKTLENLEKYVVKDPRVPLLLSRMKEVGKVFLATNSDYTYTDAIMSYLFDFSNEDKADVPRRPWRSYFDLIVVDTRKPLFFAEGTVLRQVDTDTGKLRIGTYTGPLQHCAVYSGGSSDVVCDLLGVKGKDILYMGDHIFGDILKSKKRQGWRTFLVVPELARELQVWTEKSELFEELRSLDLFLAELYQHLDSGSSERPDISSIKRRIQKVTHEMDMCYGKMGSLFRCGSRQTLFANQLMRYADLYAASFINFLYYPFSYLFRAPPVLMAHESTVEHSHRDSGDAGTALPPWLAQHGDPHQQVPQDSSGEEEDDGEA, translated from the exons ATGGGCAGCGAGGGTCAGCGGGGCCTGGCGGCGGCCCGGGGTCCCGGGCAGGGTGACCCCCGGGCCCTGCGGAGGGACTGCCAGCACCG GATCTTCGTCAACCGGAGCCTGGCGCTGGAGAAGATCAAGTGCTTTGGCTTTGACATGGACTACACCTTGGCCA TGTACAAGTCCCCTGACTATGAGGAGCTGGCTTtcgctctgctgctggagcacctTGTTGCCATCGGGTACCCTCCTGAGATCCTGGCCTACAA GGGTGAGTCTGGGAATTCACCACCCCCGGGGCAGGAGGACATTGGAGGTCCCCCAGGGTGGAGTGCAGCTCCATGCTCCCTCCCCAGAGCCGAAATCCTGCACTATTACCCCAACAAGTTCATCCAGCGGGATGACATGAAGCGCTTCCACATCCTCAACACCCTCTTCAACCTCACAG AGGCCCACCTCTATGCCTGTCTCGTGGACTTCTTCACCAACTGCTCCAGATATGTCAA CTGTGACACTGGCTACAAGCACGGGAACCTCTTCATGTCCTTCCGCAGCATGTTCCAGGATGTGCGCGAGGCCATGGACCACGTCCACCTCTCG ggctgcctcaAGGAGAAGACGCTGGAGAACCTGGAGAAATATGTGGTGAAGGAT CCCCGTGTGCCGCTGCTGCTGAGTCGCATGAAGGAGGTGGGGAAGGTCTTCCTGGCCACCAACAGTGACTACACCTACACTGAC GCCATCATGTCCTACCTGTTTGACTTCAGCAATGAGGACAAG GCTGATGTCCCACGGCGGCCCTGGAGGTCCTACTTCGACCTGATTGTGGTGGACACCCGCAAGccccttttctttgctgaggGCACCGTCCTGCGCCAAGTGGACACG GACACGGGGAAGCTGCGCATTGGGACGTACACGGGCCCCCTGCAGCACTGTGCTGTGTACTCTGGTG GCTCGTCAGATGTGGTGTGTGACCTCCTGGGTGTGAAGGGCAAGGACATCCTCTACATGGGGGACCACATCTTTGGGGACATCCTGAAATCCAAGAAGCGGCAGGGCTGGCGCACCTTCCTGGTGGTGCCCGAGCTGGCCCGAGAGCTGCAGGTCTGGACAGAGAAGAGTG AGCTGTTTGAGGAGCTGCGGAGCCTGGATCTCTTCCTGGCCGAGCTGTACCA GCACTTGGACAGTGGCAGCAGTGAGCGCCCAGACATCAGCTCCATCAAGCGCCGGATCCAG AAAGTCACACATGAGATGGACATGTGCTATGGGAAGATGGGCAGCCTGTTCCGCTGTGGCTCGCGTCAGACACTCTTTGCCAACCAGCTGATGCGCTACGCAGACCTCTACGCTGCCTCCTTCATCAACTTCCTCTATTACCCCTTCAGCTACCTCTTCCGGGCTCCCCCTGTCCTG ATGGCTCATGAGTCAACAGTGGAGCACTCTCACCGGGACTCAGGGGATGCCGGAACTGCCCTTCCTCCCTGGCTGGCCCAGCATGGTGACCCTCACCAGCAG GTCCCGCAGGACTCCAGTGGGGAGGAAGAAGATGATGGAGAAGCCTGA
- the LOC102060710 gene encoding cytosolic purine 5'-nucleotidase isoform X2, with amino-acid sequence MGSEGQRGLAAARGPGQGDPRALRRDCQHRIFVNRSLALEKIKCFGFDMDYTLAMYKSPDYEELAFALLLEHLVAIGYPPEILAYKYDPTFPTRGESGNSPPPGQEDIGGPPGWSAAPCSLPRAEILHYYPNKFIQRDDMKRFHILNTLFNLTEAHLYACLVDFFTNCSRYVNCDTGYKHGNLFMSFRSMFQDVREAMDHVHLSGCLKEKTLENLEKYVVKDPRVPLLLSRMKEVGKVFLATNSDYTYTDAIMSYLFDFSNEDKADVPRRPWRSYFDLIVVDTRKPLFFAEGTVLRQVDTDTGKLRIGTYTGPLQHCAVYSGGSSDVVCDLLGVKGKDILYMGDHIFGDILKSKKRQGWRTFLVVPELARELQVWTEKSELFEELRSLDLFLAELYQHLDSGSSERPDISSIKRRIQKVTHEMDMCYGKMGSLFRCGSRQTLFANQLMRYADLYAASFINFLYYPFSYLFRAPPVLMAHESTVEHSHRDSGDAGTALPPWLAQHGDPHQQVPQDSSGEEEDDGEA; translated from the exons ATGGGCAGCGAGGGTCAGCGGGGCCTGGCGGCGGCCCGGGGTCCCGGGCAGGGTGACCCCCGGGCCCTGCGGAGGGACTGCCAGCACCG GATCTTCGTCAACCGGAGCCTGGCGCTGGAGAAGATCAAGTGCTTTGGCTTTGACATGGACTACACCTTGGCCA TGTACAAGTCCCCTGACTATGAGGAGCTGGCTTtcgctctgctgctggagcacctTGTTGCCATCGGGTACCCTCCTGAGATCCTGGCCTACAAGTATGACCCCACCTTCCCCACCCG GGGTGAGTCTGGGAATTCACCACCCCCGGGGCAGGAGGACATTGGAGGTCCCCCAGGGTGGAGTGCAGCTCCATGCTCCCTCCCCAGAGCCGAAATCCTGCACTATTACCCCAACAAGTTCATCCAGCGGGATGACATGAAGCGCTTCCACATCCTCAACACCCTCTTCAACCTCACAG AGGCCCACCTCTATGCCTGTCTCGTGGACTTCTTCACCAACTGCTCCAGATATGTCAA CTGTGACACTGGCTACAAGCACGGGAACCTCTTCATGTCCTTCCGCAGCATGTTCCAGGATGTGCGCGAGGCCATGGACCACGTCCACCTCTCG ggctgcctcaAGGAGAAGACGCTGGAGAACCTGGAGAAATATGTGGTGAAGGAT CCCCGTGTGCCGCTGCTGCTGAGTCGCATGAAGGAGGTGGGGAAGGTCTTCCTGGCCACCAACAGTGACTACACCTACACTGAC GCCATCATGTCCTACCTGTTTGACTTCAGCAATGAGGACAAG GCTGATGTCCCACGGCGGCCCTGGAGGTCCTACTTCGACCTGATTGTGGTGGACACCCGCAAGccccttttctttgctgaggGCACCGTCCTGCGCCAAGTGGACACG GACACGGGGAAGCTGCGCATTGGGACGTACACGGGCCCCCTGCAGCACTGTGCTGTGTACTCTGGTG GCTCGTCAGATGTGGTGTGTGACCTCCTGGGTGTGAAGGGCAAGGACATCCTCTACATGGGGGACCACATCTTTGGGGACATCCTGAAATCCAAGAAGCGGCAGGGCTGGCGCACCTTCCTGGTGGTGCCCGAGCTGGCCCGAGAGCTGCAGGTCTGGACAGAGAAGAGTG AGCTGTTTGAGGAGCTGCGGAGCCTGGATCTCTTCCTGGCCGAGCTGTACCA GCACTTGGACAGTGGCAGCAGTGAGCGCCCAGACATCAGCTCCATCAAGCGCCGGATCCAG AAAGTCACACATGAGATGGACATGTGCTATGGGAAGATGGGCAGCCTGTTCCGCTGTGGCTCGCGTCAGACACTCTTTGCCAACCAGCTGATGCGCTACGCAGACCTCTACGCTGCCTCCTTCATCAACTTCCTCTATTACCCCTTCAGCTACCTCTTCCGGGCTCCCCCTGTCCTG ATGGCTCATGAGTCAACAGTGGAGCACTCTCACCGGGACTCAGGGGATGCCGGAACTGCCCTTCCTCCCTGGCTGGCCCAGCATGGTGACCCTCACCAGCAG GTCCCGCAGGACTCCAGTGGGGAGGAAGAAGATGATGGAGAAGCCTGA
- the LOC102060710 gene encoding cytosolic purine 5'-nucleotidase isoform X3, whose translation MGSEGQRGLAAARGPGQGDPRALRRDCQHRIFVNRSLALEKIKCFGFDMDYTLAMYKSPDYEELAFALLLEHLVAIGYPPEILAYKGLVFDALYGNLLKVDSHGNLLVCAHGFRFLKGAEILHYYPNKFIQRDDMKRFHILNTLFNLTEAHLYACLVDFFTNCSRYVNCDTGYKHGNLFMSFRSMFQDVREAMDHVHLSGCLKEKTLENLEKYVVKDPRVPLLLSRMKEVGKVFLATNSDYTYTDAIMSYLFDFSNEDKADVPRRPWRSYFDLIVVDTRKPLFFAEGTVLRQVDTDTGKLRIGTYTGPLQHCAVYSGGSSDVVCDLLGVKGKDILYMGDHIFGDILKSKKRQGWRTFLVVPELARELQVWTEKSELFEELRSLDLFLAELYQHLDSGSSERPDISSIKRRIQKVTHEMDMCYGKMGSLFRCGSRQTLFANQLMRYADLYAASFINFLYYPFSYLFRAPPVLMAHESTVEHSHRDSGDAGTALPPWLAQHGDPHQQVPQDSSGEEEDDGEA comes from the exons ATGGGCAGCGAGGGTCAGCGGGGCCTGGCGGCGGCCCGGGGTCCCGGGCAGGGTGACCCCCGGGCCCTGCGGAGGGACTGCCAGCACCG GATCTTCGTCAACCGGAGCCTGGCGCTGGAGAAGATCAAGTGCTTTGGCTTTGACATGGACTACACCTTGGCCA TGTACAAGTCCCCTGACTATGAGGAGCTGGCTTtcgctctgctgctggagcacctTGTTGCCATCGGGTACCCTCCTGAGATCCTGGCCTACAA GGGGCTGGTATTCGATGCCCTGTACGGGAACCTGCTGAAGGTGGATTCCCATGGGAACCTGCTGGTCTGTGCCCATGGCTTCCGTTTCCTCAAGGG AGCCGAAATCCTGCACTATTACCCCAACAAGTTCATCCAGCGGGATGACATGAAGCGCTTCCACATCCTCAACACCCTCTTCAACCTCACAG AGGCCCACCTCTATGCCTGTCTCGTGGACTTCTTCACCAACTGCTCCAGATATGTCAA CTGTGACACTGGCTACAAGCACGGGAACCTCTTCATGTCCTTCCGCAGCATGTTCCAGGATGTGCGCGAGGCCATGGACCACGTCCACCTCTCG ggctgcctcaAGGAGAAGACGCTGGAGAACCTGGAGAAATATGTGGTGAAGGAT CCCCGTGTGCCGCTGCTGCTGAGTCGCATGAAGGAGGTGGGGAAGGTCTTCCTGGCCACCAACAGTGACTACACCTACACTGAC GCCATCATGTCCTACCTGTTTGACTTCAGCAATGAGGACAAG GCTGATGTCCCACGGCGGCCCTGGAGGTCCTACTTCGACCTGATTGTGGTGGACACCCGCAAGccccttttctttgctgaggGCACCGTCCTGCGCCAAGTGGACACG GACACGGGGAAGCTGCGCATTGGGACGTACACGGGCCCCCTGCAGCACTGTGCTGTGTACTCTGGTG GCTCGTCAGATGTGGTGTGTGACCTCCTGGGTGTGAAGGGCAAGGACATCCTCTACATGGGGGACCACATCTTTGGGGACATCCTGAAATCCAAGAAGCGGCAGGGCTGGCGCACCTTCCTGGTGGTGCCCGAGCTGGCCCGAGAGCTGCAGGTCTGGACAGAGAAGAGTG AGCTGTTTGAGGAGCTGCGGAGCCTGGATCTCTTCCTGGCCGAGCTGTACCA GCACTTGGACAGTGGCAGCAGTGAGCGCCCAGACATCAGCTCCATCAAGCGCCGGATCCAG AAAGTCACACATGAGATGGACATGTGCTATGGGAAGATGGGCAGCCTGTTCCGCTGTGGCTCGCGTCAGACACTCTTTGCCAACCAGCTGATGCGCTACGCAGACCTCTACGCTGCCTCCTTCATCAACTTCCTCTATTACCCCTTCAGCTACCTCTTCCGGGCTCCCCCTGTCCTG ATGGCTCATGAGTCAACAGTGGAGCACTCTCACCGGGACTCAGGGGATGCCGGAACTGCCCTTCCTCCCTGGCTGGCCCAGCATGGTGACCCTCACCAGCAG GTCCCGCAGGACTCCAGTGGGGAGGAAGAAGATGATGGAGAAGCCTGA
- the LOC102060710 gene encoding cytosolic purine 5'-nucleotidase isoform X1 → MGSEGQRGLAAARGPGQGDPRALRRDCQHRIFVNRSLALEKIKCFGFDMDYTLAMYKSPDYEELAFALLLEHLVAIGYPPEILAYKYDPTFPTRGLVFDALYGNLLKVDSHGNLLVCAHGFRFLKGAEILHYYPNKFIQRDDMKRFHILNTLFNLTEAHLYACLVDFFTNCSRYVNCDTGYKHGNLFMSFRSMFQDVREAMDHVHLSGCLKEKTLENLEKYVVKDPRVPLLLSRMKEVGKVFLATNSDYTYTDAIMSYLFDFSNEDKADVPRRPWRSYFDLIVVDTRKPLFFAEGTVLRQVDTDTGKLRIGTYTGPLQHCAVYSGGSSDVVCDLLGVKGKDILYMGDHIFGDILKSKKRQGWRTFLVVPELARELQVWTEKSELFEELRSLDLFLAELYQHLDSGSSERPDISSIKRRIQKVTHEMDMCYGKMGSLFRCGSRQTLFANQLMRYADLYAASFINFLYYPFSYLFRAPPVLMAHESTVEHSHRDSGDAGTALPPWLAQHGDPHQQVPQDSSGEEEDDGEA, encoded by the exons ATGGGCAGCGAGGGTCAGCGGGGCCTGGCGGCGGCCCGGGGTCCCGGGCAGGGTGACCCCCGGGCCCTGCGGAGGGACTGCCAGCACCG GATCTTCGTCAACCGGAGCCTGGCGCTGGAGAAGATCAAGTGCTTTGGCTTTGACATGGACTACACCTTGGCCA TGTACAAGTCCCCTGACTATGAGGAGCTGGCTTtcgctctgctgctggagcacctTGTTGCCATCGGGTACCCTCCTGAGATCCTGGCCTACAAGTATGACCCCACCTTCCCCACCCG GGGGCTGGTATTCGATGCCCTGTACGGGAACCTGCTGAAGGTGGATTCCCATGGGAACCTGCTGGTCTGTGCCCATGGCTTCCGTTTCCTCAAGGG AGCCGAAATCCTGCACTATTACCCCAACAAGTTCATCCAGCGGGATGACATGAAGCGCTTCCACATCCTCAACACCCTCTTCAACCTCACAG AGGCCCACCTCTATGCCTGTCTCGTGGACTTCTTCACCAACTGCTCCAGATATGTCAA CTGTGACACTGGCTACAAGCACGGGAACCTCTTCATGTCCTTCCGCAGCATGTTCCAGGATGTGCGCGAGGCCATGGACCACGTCCACCTCTCG ggctgcctcaAGGAGAAGACGCTGGAGAACCTGGAGAAATATGTGGTGAAGGAT CCCCGTGTGCCGCTGCTGCTGAGTCGCATGAAGGAGGTGGGGAAGGTCTTCCTGGCCACCAACAGTGACTACACCTACACTGAC GCCATCATGTCCTACCTGTTTGACTTCAGCAATGAGGACAAG GCTGATGTCCCACGGCGGCCCTGGAGGTCCTACTTCGACCTGATTGTGGTGGACACCCGCAAGccccttttctttgctgaggGCACCGTCCTGCGCCAAGTGGACACG GACACGGGGAAGCTGCGCATTGGGACGTACACGGGCCCCCTGCAGCACTGTGCTGTGTACTCTGGTG GCTCGTCAGATGTGGTGTGTGACCTCCTGGGTGTGAAGGGCAAGGACATCCTCTACATGGGGGACCACATCTTTGGGGACATCCTGAAATCCAAGAAGCGGCAGGGCTGGCGCACCTTCCTGGTGGTGCCCGAGCTGGCCCGAGAGCTGCAGGTCTGGACAGAGAAGAGTG AGCTGTTTGAGGAGCTGCGGAGCCTGGATCTCTTCCTGGCCGAGCTGTACCA GCACTTGGACAGTGGCAGCAGTGAGCGCCCAGACATCAGCTCCATCAAGCGCCGGATCCAG AAAGTCACACATGAGATGGACATGTGCTATGGGAAGATGGGCAGCCTGTTCCGCTGTGGCTCGCGTCAGACACTCTTTGCCAACCAGCTGATGCGCTACGCAGACCTCTACGCTGCCTCCTTCATCAACTTCCTCTATTACCCCTTCAGCTACCTCTTCCGGGCTCCCCCTGTCCTG ATGGCTCATGAGTCAACAGTGGAGCACTCTCACCGGGACTCAGGGGATGCCGGAACTGCCCTTCCTCCCTGGCTGGCCCAGCATGGTGACCCTCACCAGCAG GTCCCGCAGGACTCCAGTGGGGAGGAAGAAGATGATGGAGAAGCCTGA
- the LOC102060710 gene encoding cytosolic purine 5'-nucleotidase isoform X6 — translation MDYTLAMYKSPDYEELAFALLLEHLVAIGYPPEILAYKYDPTFPTRGLVFDALYGNLLKVDSHGNLLVCAHGFRFLKGAEILHYYPNKFIQRDDMKRFHILNTLFNLTEAHLYACLVDFFTNCSRYVNCDTGYKHGNLFMSFRSMFQDVREAMDHVHLSGCLKEKTLENLEKYVVKDPRVPLLLSRMKEVGKVFLATNSDYTYTDAIMSYLFDFSNEDKADVPRRPWRSYFDLIVVDTRKPLFFAEGTVLRQVDTDTGKLRIGTYTGPLQHCAVYSGGSSDVVCDLLGVKGKDILYMGDHIFGDILKSKKRQGWRTFLVVPELARELQVWTEKSELFEELRSLDLFLAELYQHLDSGSSERPDISSIKRRIQKVTHEMDMCYGKMGSLFRCGSRQTLFANQLMRYADLYAASFINFLYYPFSYLFRAPPVLMAHESTVEHSHRDSGDAGTALPPWLAQHGDPHQQVPQDSSGEEEDDGEA, via the exons ATGGACTACACCTTGGCCA TGTACAAGTCCCCTGACTATGAGGAGCTGGCTTtcgctctgctgctggagcacctTGTTGCCATCGGGTACCCTCCTGAGATCCTGGCCTACAAGTATGACCCCACCTTCCCCACCCG GGGGCTGGTATTCGATGCCCTGTACGGGAACCTGCTGAAGGTGGATTCCCATGGGAACCTGCTGGTCTGTGCCCATGGCTTCCGTTTCCTCAAGGG AGCCGAAATCCTGCACTATTACCCCAACAAGTTCATCCAGCGGGATGACATGAAGCGCTTCCACATCCTCAACACCCTCTTCAACCTCACAG AGGCCCACCTCTATGCCTGTCTCGTGGACTTCTTCACCAACTGCTCCAGATATGTCAA CTGTGACACTGGCTACAAGCACGGGAACCTCTTCATGTCCTTCCGCAGCATGTTCCAGGATGTGCGCGAGGCCATGGACCACGTCCACCTCTCG ggctgcctcaAGGAGAAGACGCTGGAGAACCTGGAGAAATATGTGGTGAAGGAT CCCCGTGTGCCGCTGCTGCTGAGTCGCATGAAGGAGGTGGGGAAGGTCTTCCTGGCCACCAACAGTGACTACACCTACACTGAC GCCATCATGTCCTACCTGTTTGACTTCAGCAATGAGGACAAG GCTGATGTCCCACGGCGGCCCTGGAGGTCCTACTTCGACCTGATTGTGGTGGACACCCGCAAGccccttttctttgctgaggGCACCGTCCTGCGCCAAGTGGACACG GACACGGGGAAGCTGCGCATTGGGACGTACACGGGCCCCCTGCAGCACTGTGCTGTGTACTCTGGTG GCTCGTCAGATGTGGTGTGTGACCTCCTGGGTGTGAAGGGCAAGGACATCCTCTACATGGGGGACCACATCTTTGGGGACATCCTGAAATCCAAGAAGCGGCAGGGCTGGCGCACCTTCCTGGTGGTGCCCGAGCTGGCCCGAGAGCTGCAGGTCTGGACAGAGAAGAGTG AGCTGTTTGAGGAGCTGCGGAGCCTGGATCTCTTCCTGGCCGAGCTGTACCA GCACTTGGACAGTGGCAGCAGTGAGCGCCCAGACATCAGCTCCATCAAGCGCCGGATCCAG AAAGTCACACATGAGATGGACATGTGCTATGGGAAGATGGGCAGCCTGTTCCGCTGTGGCTCGCGTCAGACACTCTTTGCCAACCAGCTGATGCGCTACGCAGACCTCTACGCTGCCTCCTTCATCAACTTCCTCTATTACCCCTTCAGCTACCTCTTCCGGGCTCCCCCTGTCCTG ATGGCTCATGAGTCAACAGTGGAGCACTCTCACCGGGACTCAGGGGATGCCGGAACTGCCCTTCCTCCCTGGCTGGCCCAGCATGGTGACCCTCACCAGCAG GTCCCGCAGGACTCCAGTGGGGAGGAAGAAGATGATGGAGAAGCCTGA
- the LOC141731850 gene encoding cytosolic purine 5'-nucleotidase-like — translation MTGTGHLVAIGYPPEILAYKYDPTFPTRGLVFDALYGNLLKVDSHGNLLVCAHGFRFLKGAEILHYYPNKFIQRDDMKRFHILNTLFNLTEAHLYACLVDFFTNCSRYVNCDTGYKHGNLFMSFRSMFQDVREAMDHVHLSGCLKEKTLENLEKYVVKDPRVPLLLSRMKEVGKVFLATNSDYTYTDAIMSYLFDFSNEDKPPPAQCLGKLCLLLSVERAPATGGGAPITSNLNRHYNSPGFSWEAVRKPR, via the exons ATGACA GGCACAGGGCACCTTGTTGCCATCGGGTACCCTCCTGAGATCCTGGCCTACAAGTATGACCCCACCTTCCCCACCCG GGGGCTGGTATTCGATGCCCTGTACGGGAACCTGCTGAAGGTGGATTCCCATGGGAACCTGCTGGTCTGTGCCCATGGCTTCCGTTTCCTCAAGGG AGCCGAAATCCTGCACTATTACCCCAACAAGTTCATCCAGCGGGATGACATGAAGCGCTTCCACATCCTCAACACCCTCTTCAACCTCACAG AGGCCCACCTCTATGCCTGTCTCGTGGACTTCTTCACCAACTGCTCCAGATATGTCAA CTGTGACACTGGCTACAAGCACGGGAACCTCTTCATGTCCTTCCGCAGCATGTTCCAGGATGTGCGCGAGGCCATGGACCACGTCCACCTCTCG ggctgcctcaAGGAGAAGACGCTGGAGAACCTGGAGAAATATGTGGTGAAGGAT CCCCGTGTGCCGCTGCTGCTGAGTCGCATGAAGGAGGTGGGGAAGGTCTTCCTGGCCACCAACAGTGACTACACCTACACTGAC GCCATCATGTCCTACCTGTTTGACTTCAGCAATGAGGACAAG cctcccccagcacagtgcctgggaaagctgtgcctgctgctctccgTGGAGAGAGCCCCAGCCACAGGTGGGGGGGCACCCATCACATCTAATCTTAACAGGCATTATAActccccaggattttcctgggaagctgtgagaaaacctagataa